A single window of Myxococcales bacterium DNA harbors:
- a CDS encoding Glu/Leu/Phe/Val dehydrogenase codes for IGPDYDIPAPDMGTNAQTMVWMMDTHINATSAHDRFAMRGVVTGKTLSCGGSLGRDKATAQGTVYALESWAERRGFNFDGATFVVQGFGNAGSWTARLLCKKGAKLLAASNSRGVVYNEKGIDPDALLAYIAKHKDPSGFSGAESIPNKQLWQIKADILVPAALESQIDRGNAGDIDVKVIAEAANGPTSPAADDVLREKGITVIPDILCNAGGVIVSYFEWVQNRKNERWELEEVDRKLRRLMTVAYDAVEEAGKRFDLGQDTRTAAYLVALERIQAAYQDRGIFP; via the coding sequence ACATCGGGCCCGACTACGACATCCCCGCGCCCGACATGGGTACGAACGCACAGACGATGGTGTGGATGATGGACACCCACATCAACGCCACCAGCGCCCACGATCGGTTTGCGATGCGCGGCGTGGTTACGGGCAAGACGCTGAGCTGCGGCGGCTCGCTCGGCCGCGACAAGGCCACCGCGCAGGGCACGGTATACGCCCTCGAATCCTGGGCGGAGCGCCGCGGCTTCAATTTCGACGGCGCCACGTTCGTCGTTCAGGGCTTCGGCAACGCCGGAAGCTGGACGGCCAGGCTGCTCTGCAAGAAGGGGGCGAAGCTACTGGCAGCGAGCAACAGCCGCGGCGTGGTCTACAACGAGAAGGGCATCGATCCCGACGCGTTGCTCGCCTACATCGCGAAGCACAAGGACCCCTCCGGTTTCAGCGGTGCCGAGTCGATCCCCAACAAGCAGCTGTGGCAGATCAAGGCCGACATCCTGGTTCCCGCGGCCTTGGAGAGTCAGATCGACAGGGGCAACGCGGGCGACATCGATGTGAAGGTGATCGCGGAGGCCGCAAACGGCCCGACGTCTCCCGCGGCTGACGACGTGCTGCGCGAGAAGGGGATCACCGTCATCCCGGACATTCTGTGTAACGCCGGCGGCGTGATCGTCTCCTACTTCGAGTGGGTGCAGAATCGCAAGAACGAGCGCTGGGAGCTGGAAGAGGTCGATCGCAAGCTGCGCCGGCTGATGACGGTCGCCTACGACGCCGTCGAAGAGGCCGGCAAGCGCTTCGACCTCGGGCAGGACACGCGCACCGCCGCCTACCTCGTGGCGCTGGAGCGGATCCAGGCGGCCTACCAGGATCGGGGAATCTTCCCCTGA
- a CDS encoding serine/threonine protein kinase, which yields MADPKSTASSIKRFRAGASSRLTESLLSSSGKVAGVGVATALLTLGFTIWFGFGLRHQSEVGAPLAQSAAVLNASINQSLAALRGWVAYGDAESRAERAQIWSQEIEPTFRQIDELAGSSSVPDTDARVSELGSKLRRLELVQWEIEDVAQTPGNWPATVAYERRLEPLRRSILTSLHSAIEQYTAGEERKPSIQFLAQMARFRSVFAQCDLAVASLIRSYDEAHEHTAEQKLNESRVIARQVEAGARLHTSGDLRHLLDFTVNEFVAYDVQVQEVMALRRAAGWNVVLFHYLEKAQPLVLEARAIAGALAEDQAQAMKESADRMTNASYLVIVMALAMGLLSAGSLFVSYRLNQQVHNVMARAKRLGQYEIEERIGKGGMGEVYLARHAMLRRPTAIKLLRAENAQDLRAQIRFQREVQLTCQLTHPNTIEIFDYGRTPEGIFYYAMEYLDGFTIEALVSLSGSIEPARVIHTLVQACGSLQEAHSLGLLHRDIKPSNIMLTTRGGAYDTVKILDFGLVKDLAGDDADHGSAHDVIVGTPMYLAPEVILSPESGSPKSDLYALGAVGYYMLSGTTVFPAEEVVQILASQINDAAPFPSERLGRALPRDLEYVIMSCLAKDPAERPESAMKLAEMLRACDCGTWSVDDARFWWEEYGEAARNEIAVDKTRGSALRSELQVVVQDSRS from the coding sequence ATGGCCGATCCGAAAAGCACCGCATCATCGATCAAGCGGTTCCGGGCCGGCGCGAGCAGCCGGCTGACCGAGTCGTTGCTGTCCTCGAGCGGCAAGGTGGCAGGCGTGGGTGTGGCAACCGCCCTGCTGACGCTCGGGTTTACGATCTGGTTCGGATTCGGGCTTCGGCATCAGAGCGAAGTTGGCGCGCCGTTGGCGCAGTCGGCCGCAGTGCTGAACGCCTCGATCAATCAGTCCCTCGCTGCGTTGCGGGGATGGGTCGCCTATGGGGATGCGGAGTCGCGTGCGGAGCGGGCGCAGATCTGGAGTCAGGAGATCGAACCCACCTTCCGCCAGATCGATGAACTCGCGGGCAGCTCGAGTGTGCCCGATACCGACGCCCGGGTCAGCGAACTCGGGAGCAAGCTTCGCAGGCTCGAACTCGTGCAGTGGGAAATCGAGGATGTGGCGCAGACGCCGGGTAATTGGCCCGCGACCGTGGCATACGAGAGGCGCCTGGAACCGCTGCGACGAAGCATTCTCACGAGCCTCCACAGTGCGATCGAGCAATACACCGCGGGTGAAGAGCGGAAGCCCTCGATTCAATTTCTCGCGCAGATGGCACGTTTCCGATCGGTGTTTGCCCAGTGCGATCTTGCGGTCGCTTCGCTCATTCGCAGCTACGACGAAGCTCACGAGCACACGGCCGAACAGAAGCTGAACGAATCGCGGGTCATCGCGCGTCAGGTCGAGGCCGGCGCACGGCTCCACACCTCCGGCGATCTCCGACATCTTCTCGACTTTACCGTCAATGAGTTCGTTGCCTACGACGTGCAGGTTCAGGAAGTCATGGCATTGCGACGGGCGGCGGGGTGGAACGTCGTCCTGTTTCATTATCTCGAGAAAGCGCAACCACTCGTGCTGGAGGCCCGCGCCATCGCGGGCGCGCTCGCCGAGGACCAGGCACAGGCGATGAAGGAGAGCGCCGATCGGATGACCAACGCGAGCTATCTGGTGATCGTCATGGCGCTGGCCATGGGATTGCTCTCGGCGGGCTCGCTCTTCGTCTCCTATCGGCTCAACCAGCAAGTCCACAACGTGATGGCGCGCGCCAAGCGCCTCGGCCAGTACGAAATTGAGGAGCGCATCGGCAAGGGAGGCATGGGAGAGGTCTACCTCGCTCGGCACGCGATGCTGCGACGCCCGACGGCAATCAAACTGCTGCGCGCGGAGAATGCCCAGGATCTCCGGGCGCAAATCCGATTTCAACGTGAGGTCCAGCTGACTTGCCAGCTCACGCACCCGAATACGATCGAGATCTTCGACTATGGACGAACGCCCGAAGGCATCTTCTATTACGCGATGGAATATCTCGACGGATTCACGATTGAAGCGCTGGTCTCCCTGTCGGGTTCGATCGAACCAGCGCGTGTCATTCACACGCTGGTTCAGGCCTGCGGATCCCTGCAGGAAGCGCACTCTCTCGGGCTGCTCCACCGGGACATCAAGCCCAGCAACATCATGCTGACCACGCGTGGTGGGGCCTACGATACCGTGAAGATCCTGGACTTCGGACTGGTCAAGGACCTGGCCGGGGATGACGCCGACCATGGGAGTGCGCACGATGTCATCGTGGGAACCCCGATGTACCTGGCGCCAGAGGTCATCCTCTCACCGGAGAGTGGCAGCCCGAAGTCCGACCTCTACGCACTCGGTGCCGTCGGCTACTACATGCTCTCGGGTACCACCGTCTTCCCCGCTGAAGAAGTGGTCCAGATACTCGCCAGTCAGATCAACGACGCCGCGCCGTTTCCCTCGGAGCGTCTGGGCCGTGCTCTGCCCCGCGACCTCGAGTACGTCATCATGTCCTGTCTCGCCAAGGATCCGGCGGAGCGCCCCGAAAGCGCGATGAAGCTGGCCGAGATGCTGCGCGCCTGTGATTGCGGAACGTGGTCGGTTGACGACGCGCGCTTTTGGTGGGAGGAGTACGGCGAGGCCGCGCGCAACGAGATCGCCGTCGACAAGACGCGTGGCTCTGCGCTTCGGTCCGAGCTCCAAGTCGTCGTGCAGGACAGCCGGAGCTGA